In the genome of Epinephelus moara isolate mb chromosome 14, YSFRI_EMoa_1.0, whole genome shotgun sequence, the window CCATTTTAATGGAGTGGCAATAGCGATCTTGGGCTGTATCTGGTTAAACAACAAGGATCTTGCGTTTTAATAAAAAGGTCGACctttgtagggatcctttccagtgttgtcagacacttaaaataacaatctgagtctgtcagtggcaaaaacaagcacttttagtggatgtaaattgacagtgcacatATGTCCTGAGTGCTTACATTGCAgcttccctctctctcatcaCTAAAccaatttaataaaaatgttcCCATTTGTCATttagatacaaaaacatttaaaaacagggGCCAGGtttaaaatactgaagttaccctCTAATGCTAAAAAATAGACAATCACCAAATTtagagatacatggttttcacttaACAGCAACAAATGTTCTGCCTGTGAATATTAATGTGATGTAATCAGTGCAGCGTGCACAAGTCGGTATGAAATAGAGGTTACAGAAGCAGGTAGAACTCAGtaatatgtcattttaaaaataatgatcCATGACACTCAGCGGGGAGACACTGCAAATTATAGATTTAGGACAAGAAAGCATCCCATCAACATCCACTGTATGAAATGTACCTGTAAAATAGGATAGGACCTTTTGATGCCTGCCTTACTGATGACTGCTTTATGACCACAGGATAAAATATGCTGCAGTAAAGCTGCGCACTAGATAGCAAGCCTTATTTCCCCTGCTGTATATTCACGATGTGTTGCTCTGTCCTCCAGCTCTCCTTGCCAGAACGGAGGCACATGCACGGCTGCCGGTGGCTCAGCAAGTTACTCTGCCTGTTTATGTCCCCCTGGGTTTTCTGGAGACTTCTGTGAGATTGGCGTTGACAGCTGCCAGCCTAACCCCTGCCTCAACGGTGGCAACTGTACAAACCACGGCCTGGCCTTCACATGTGTGTGTCCGCTCGGCTTCACTGGGTTCACTTGTAATGACACCACCAGCCTCTCGCCCTGTGCCGGCAGGCCCTGTGCCAACAGGGGCACTTGTGTCGGTCAGCCTGATGGAACCTTCCGGTGCATTTGCCAGAAATGGTTTACAGGTCCCACTTGTTCCCTGCAGCACAGGCCGAAGGCCAAGTCCAAGCCAGTCGGAGCCAGGCCAGTGGACCACAGAGTGTTTGCGCTGACTCCGCAGCACTACTCCCTCCCTGCTCACACCTTCCACAAGCTCCTCAGACCGCCCGAGAGAGACCTGCTCAAAATCACCCTTAAGGAGACAGTCCACTCCCCCGGCGTCCTCGTCACCCACGGTCAGCTCGTCTGTTTCGGCATGCTGGCCCTGCTTACTTGCGTGGTCATCCTGGGCACTACCGGCATTGTGTTTTTTGGCCGCTGCGAGACGTGGCTGGCCAACGCCAAGTACAGCCAGCTTGTTCGGCAGCAAAGGGAACACCTGCTGCGAGAAGCCGGCGGCCCGAGCCAGGAGGAGCCGGAGCACTCAGTAAACATCATCCTGCCGGAGAAGATTAGACTCACCAGCTTTGGGAGACACTACACCTCCATCTGATTTAATCGTCTCTGTCTCTTCCCCTTTCCCTATGGAAGGAGTTTAATAGAAATGTCGAAAACTGGCACTGAGGAAATACTATGACTGTTGTACAGTTGTGTTAATAAAGTGAGGCATACTGGGCTGCACTGGAATATATCTGAATGTAAAGTCTACTGGACTAAGTGGACGACCAAGACACTGGAttgtaaatgtactttttattgAACTGCATAAAACTACCCGTTAAAATGTATGAAACCATAAAAGATGTTCTGCCTTGATGGCTGGTAAAAAGATGTACTCCTTTAGATTTTTGACTTCACATGGTTCAAGCACTTTGTTACATGTTGATTCAACCCTGTGTCCTAGAAATTATGTCTGTATGCTATAAAAATGCTTTCTTATGCTTTCTTAAATGCATTGTTGTGGCAACATaattgctgcctggattatATTCAGAGATGTTtctttaataataaaacactaTATTCGTGTACAGCGTAGGCTTCAGAAAGAGGTGGTTGGGGttacaaagtgcaggaccttgACCCCAGTAGTGATGGGCagagcagttctttagatgttactgaatcactagaatcagttcattaaaaagattcattcaaaagatttgttcaccaaatcgttcagtgcttggcgggaggagccatgactgtgtactgcgtagtccgacacactgaactgatacacgggtgagtctcattactggccagccaaacgttttaagtttgtttatctggaaactatatctgttaaaacaatggggagttGTGTGATTGTGtccatgtggcttgactcctggctacattaaccattagcttggagaaaacggtccctatgaaagtgtatcgctgagaagaaatgatttgaatcactcagggttTGGGGTTACGTCATTCATCAAGTGATTcattcaccgagtgattcgtcacacggtaggcagtccctccctgcaccctggctgcctcgcgactcgcgagtgattcatcgttcgcaCGGACCGAATCAgcagttccactcccggcctgcacgctcactgctgagctcaactgaactgagaaatgaacaaatcagttccggaagtgattcagttcagtacgttcactcaacagatttgtTCTTTTGAACGAGTCATTTGCGAACGACCCAACACTAGACCCCATAACTTCGGGTTCACGTCCAGTCTCTTGTctgaggtttaggcaacaaaaacactttggttaaggtttgAAACAGATCATGATTTTgcttaaatgttaataaaaacagtactaaaaaaataataataaacaactaaAATATGTCAGTGAGCACTTTGCTAATACGTTCAGTATCAACATtatagcaacattttctcattaTGCTGAAAGAAAGCATAATTCATAAcatgctgtttcaaattagttgtatagaaacatattttaggaGACAGGGCTGGTTGATTTGGAACACAAAAGTGGTGTTAATATTACAAGATGAGAAATGGAGTTGATTTTAAAAGGAGCTAGACCACTTTTCTTTTGgtatttaatgtatttgtgtCATTGATTTTTAATCTGTTAACAAATTGTTCTCTGATATTGTGACCATGACTCGAGCTGCGATGATTAACGAGGACTCAATCAGCAgataattaatgttttttaataattgatatattattttagtcattttagtcAACGTTTTTTGAtgtcagcttctcaaatgtggtCAAATGAGaggatttgatgtttttttttgttgtcctatttaatttaaaaaatggactGTTTGTTGAATAAGATATCAAAATAGTTCACTTTAGGCTGTGGGATATTATGATGGgcattttttaccattttctttttttaatttgcatttttgaaGATTATTTAACATAAGTAGAGACCAAAAAGAAaggtaaaaggtaaaaaaaattacataaaacatAATCAAACAAAAGCGTATACTATTTTCTAATGAGAAATTAATCAGTCGATTAATCGTTAATTGCAGCCCTAACCATTTCCATGCAGCATATTGTGAATTTCCCATTTTATAATTAATGAAGAGTTACATATTGTGagtttgtacagtatgtgcagttAAAATGTGTACTTACATACATGCCACCCAAACAGCTGTACCATCGGCTCTACAGAGACGGATCATGTTCATGTAAAGGTATTATTATGCAGTATGAACCTGGAGGTAGTTTTATTTTGCTAATGCCATCCAGTTATCTCTCTGCTGATGTATCACATTAGATGTTAAAGGTATATACATAGATGTTATTAAGACACGGGTTATTTCAAAGTTCCTCCAGAAATGCCACTTTCTATTTCCATCATCATCTACCTGTATCCATGCTTTGAATATCTTTACACTTTCAATTATTGATCAGTCTCAAACTCATTTTCAGTTTATCCGGGGGTTGTTAGATTTTCCAACTTTGCTTCTTAGTGTCAACGTTGGAATTTCGCAGGTCTCCGAGCCCAGAAATCAATACTGTTGCATTTGTGAAATGTTAATGGTTTGCCTAGTCATGCATGAGATGGACACCCGCTCCTGATGAAGGGAGAAGTGCTTTTGTGAATACTGAATGTATGGAAGATGAGAAAAACATTATGCCTGTCACCCAGTGAAGATGTAGTTAGACATTTGAAGcatatttaatgtaaaatattcaaattaatCAACTGAGGATTACTGTGGTGTTAGAGTGGGAGAGTTTCTGCTCTTCACTCTCACAGTAAGTCCCCTTCAGCCCTCATTCAGCCTGTGAGGAGATGCTGTTAAtatgctgtgttttgtttgtctcagTTCTCCGATACGGTGGTTATCTTGTGCTCACACCACAACAGTAACATTTGGGATTGTGTATTACAATGTGTAGTCGTAAAATTTTAATGATTTACACGTGGCATTTCTACAGGGGGGCGGGGACTGTAACCGTGCAGTACTTATCAGTATTTGTTCCAGTCTGGGATTATTTGCTGTTGTGCTTTGGCCAGATaatgttttgttgtctgttcactgcttttaataaaatatatacaatCTGATTTTATCTGTTTTGTCCTGTTCAGGTCTTTAAAACCAGCAGATTCATACTGAGTCTATCTCTTTGACCTGCTCTTGACACAACAAGGAGGTTAACACAAGATCAGATGCTTGGCAAGGCTCCGACTGTACGTCAGCAGTTTCACAGTATGAGATGCAACTGATGCACACACTGTGTGAACCACCGCCTCCCTGTTCTGAAATCAGCCTGAAAACATCTGCTCTGCTGCGCCGAGATGCTTAATAAATTTCTCCCCAGGGCCGACTCACTGGTTATTAACTGGCTGATAACAATGACTCTGTGAGAACTCCTCCTCCGTCCCTGGTGGAGTCACAGATTCAGATAGcagtctctgtctccacctTGTGGTGCAATTATCTGCATCAGCAGGACTGAAGCTGCAGTACGTCCATGTAGAAATACAGCTGAGGTTCAAAGTCAAGTCTATCTTTAGCTAAGATATCATCAGTTGATTTATCCTATAAACCACTGGTTCCCACCTGGAGGTCCCGACCTGAAGTAGGGGTTGCCAAAGCTTCACTATAGATTACAAGCCTTTCTTGATATTAATATCTCAGGATTTCATCTGTTTCTTTGAAGAAACATAaatcaaattgttatttttaaagtcagtATTATTATTCAAGATATAAGCTTTAAAAATCCAACAGGATAAAGGCACGTCaaagacctgaacacaagccttcactctctgctaaacagcctTGTCCTGTTTTAGAggagaaataataataactttatttgtagagcactttTCAAGCTGAAAGCACAGTGCTTCCAAAGGTgcagaaaatacaaattaaaagtgATACTAATAAAACATAAGCGTATACATACGCCTACACCAACATATTAAACATATATCTGTAACCAtgcatacataa includes:
- the LOC126401432 gene encoding protein delta homolog 1, coding for MHLTAVVLILVVTGIAKGWECSAGCNTENGFCEKPGKCRCKPGWQGENCDQCVPFPGCLHGTCEKAWQCVCEEGWVGSLCDQDTRLCSSRPCAGNATCIETGEGGYLCICPQGYAGENCHLKRGLCLANSSPCQNGGTCTAAGGSASYSACLCPPGFSGDFCEIGVDSCQPNPCLNGGNCTNHGLAFTCVCPLGFTGFTCNDTTSLSPCAGRPCANRGTCVGQPDGTFRCICQKWFTGPTCSLQHRPKAKSKPVGARPVDHRVFALTPQHYSLPAHTFHKLLRPPERDLLKITLKETVHSPGVLVTHGQLVCFGMLALLTCVVILGTTGIVFFGRCETWLANAKYSQLVRQQREHLLREAGGPSQEEPEHSVNIILPEKIRLTSFGRHYTSI